In the genome of Vicia villosa cultivar HV-30 ecotype Madison, WI linkage group LG7, Vvil1.0, whole genome shotgun sequence, one region contains:
- the LOC131618630 gene encoding uncharacterized protein LOC131618630, with the protein MDKSWITKSQSSIAYQQGIQEFTNFAFKGAKENDVVICPCKRCGFRKSVSKSVMFDHSSWSSFPKGYTTWIYHGESFVVPDTISPSITPNMVEDTISVEDTIQNMINDAFGVDRNHANEIPSTSNLEIGQEDYVMPSETQKINEAKEYYELAREGEQPLYEGCRKYCRLSFLVKLYHIKCLCGLSEKAMTMILELIKDAFEYANIPSLLYEAMQSMTKLGLNYVKIPVYPNSCMLYWGEDEDRETCKNCNTSKWKTNEEVSVHKKNKKVSAKVLRYFPLKPRLQRLFLSSKTAEDMIWHATDTNNDGMLRHPRDLEAWKKFDSTHTWFSSDPRNVRLALASDGFNPFGVMSANNSIWPVVLIPYNTPPWVCMKQTSFIMSMIIPSKEAPGNNIDVYLQPLVKKLKELWTNGVDTYDSFKKEIFKLHANLM; encoded by the coding sequence atGGATAAGTCATGGATTACGAAGTCACAATCATCGATTGCGTATCAACAGGGTATACAAGAATTTACTAATTTTGCATTTAAAGGTGCAAAAGAAAATGACGTAGTAATATGCCCTTGTAAACGTTGTGGTTTCAGAAAATCGGTGAGTAAGAGTGTCATGTTCGACCACTCAAGTTGGTCATCCTTTCCAAAGGGATACACCACGTGGATTTATCATGGAGAGTCCTTTGTAGTACCTGATACTATCTCCCCTAGTATTACTCCAAATATGGTTGAAGATACTATCAGTGTCGAAGATACTATTCAAAACATGATCAACGATGCTTTTGGAGTTGACAGGAATCATGCTAATGAAATACCATCAACATCAAATTTGGAGATTGGCCAAGAAGATTATGTGATGCCAAGTGAAACTCAGAAAATAAACGAGGCCAAGGAGTACTATGAATTGGCTAGAGAAGGAGAACAACCTTTATATGAAGGGTGTAGAAAATATTGTAGACTATCTTTTTTGGTTAAATTGTACCATATAAAATGTTTATGTGGATTGAGTGAGAAGGCAATGACAATGATTTTAGAGTTAATAAAAGATgcatttgaatatgcaaacattCCAAGTTTGTTATATGAAGCCATGCAATCGATGACAAAACTTGGTTTGAATTATGTAAAGATACCCGTATATCCAAACAGTTGTATGCTTTATtggggagaagatgaagataggGAGACTTGCAAAAATTGTAACACTTCAAAATGGAAAACAAATGAAGAGGTCTCTGTTCACAAGAAAAACAAGAAAGTTTCTGCCAAGGTTCTTCGTTATTTTCCATTAAAACCTCGATTACAGAGATTATTTTTATCGTCAAAGACAGCAGAGGATATGATATGGCATGCAACAGATACTAACAATGATGGAATGTTGAGGCATCCTAGAGATTTAGAAGCTTGGAAGAAATTTGACTCGACACATACTTGGTTTTCATCAGATCCGCGAAATGTGCGTCTTGCATTAGCTAGTGATGGTTTTAATCCTTTTGGTGTGATGAGTGCAAACAATAGTATTTGGCCAGTTGTTCTCATTCCATATAACACTCCTCCATGGGTTTGCATGAAGCAGACATCATTTATAATGTCAATGATAATTCCCAGTAAAGAAGCACCAGGAAATAATATTGATGTCTACTTACAACCATTAGTCAAAAAGTTGAAGGAGTTATGGACAAATGGTGTGGATACATACGATTCTTTCAAGAAAGAGATATTCAAGTTGCATGCAAATTTGATGTGA